GCGATGGGAAATTGAATCCCCTGGTTCGCGCCGATCGGGCGGCCGAAGACGACGCGCTCCTTGGCATAGCTCGAGGCCCGCTCGATGAACCAGCGGCCGTCGCCGATCGCCTGGGCGGCGACGAGAATCCGCTCGGCGTTCCAGCCGTCGATGATGTAGCGGAAGCCCTTGCCTTCCTCGCCGATGAGATTCTCCGCCGGGACTTCCAGGCCGTCGAAGAAAAGCGCGTTGGTGTGGTGGTTGATCATGAGATCGAGCGGCTTCACTTCGATCTTGCCCTTTGCCGCTCTCAGATCGACGATGAAGACCGAGAGGCCCCGTGTCTTGTCAGTCAACTGGTCGTAAGGA
This sequence is a window from Candidatus Binatia bacterium. Protein-coding genes within it:
- a CDS encoding acyl-CoA dehydrogenase family protein yields the protein PYDQLTDKTRGLSVFIVDLRAAKGKIEVKPLDLMINHHTNALFFDGLEVPAENLIGEEGKGFRYIIDGWNAERILVAAQAIGDGRWFIERASSYAKERVVFGRPIGANQGIQFPIAQAYARIEAADLVRFQAATKFDRKERCGAEANMAKFLASEAAWEAANACLTTYGGYGFASEYDVERKFRETRLLTIAPVSNNLVLAYLAQHVLGMPKSY